In the Deinococcus planocerae genome, TCACCCTGCCCAGCCTGCGGGCGGGGGGGGGGGGGGCGGGGGCGGGGCCCCGCCCCCGCCGCACCCGCGCGAGCAGGGCGTCCCGCAGCAGGGGCGAGGGGTGGCGCATCACGCCCCCCGCCGCGTACAGGTCGAAGGCCGCGCCGCCCAGGCCCACCCGCCGCGCGGCCACGAGGGCGTAGTCGCCTAGGGCCGCGCCGTGTTCCCGCACGAGCCGGGCCGCCGTCTCGTCTCCGCCCTCCGCCGCGTCCAGCAGCACCCGTGCGAGGCGGCCCACCCGGCCCGGCGGGCGGCGGTCCCGGCGGGTGAAGGCGTGCAACAGCGCCTCCACGCTCCCCAGACGGTAGAGGGCCAGCACCCGCGCCGTCAGCGCGGTGGGCGGGTCCAGGCCGAGTTCCGCCCGGTACACCGCGCGCAGGGTCGCCTCCCCGAGTTCCTCGGCGCCCTCCGGTTCCTGCCAGTAGCTCGTGTGCCAGGTCCGGCCATCCGGGGCGGCGGCGGCGATGCCCGCGCCCGTGCCGCAGGCGACGATC is a window encoding:
- a CDS encoding N-acetylglucosamine kinase, producing MSAPGLVLGIDAGNTKTVALVVGAAGRVLGWGRGGRGNIYVSKRDALAAIDRAVVGALAMAGARAAELRAAVLSATGADWPEDFALLRAELTSRGWGESREVVNDAVGALHAASPSGTGVIVACGTGAGIAAAAPDGRTWHTSYWQEPEGAEELGEATLRAVYRAELGLDPPTALTARVLALYRLGSVEALLHAFTRRDRRPPGRVGRLARVLLDAAEGGDETAARLVREHGAALGDYALVAARRVGLGGAAFDLYAAGGVMRHPSPLLRDALLARVRRGRGPAPAPPPPARRLGRV